The genomic region TAGGCCCTGTAATCATATTAAGGAGTAAAAATCATGAATAACATTGGTTCATTCACTCAACCTAAAAATTGGGTTGATTCAGGAGAAAAAGGAGACATCTATTACAGCAAGAAAGATTTATCATTCTTCATACTGAAGAAGGACGGCAATCCATCAAAACATAACTGGTACTTTCCCGCTGATGGTACATCAAATAACCGATGGGATTTTATCCAGTGGAGAGTGGGGATATTTACCGACCCTAAGCAATGGGGGGACTCAGGAGCAAAAGGAGACATCTATTACAGTAAAAAATATTTATCCTTCTTCATACTGAAGAAGGACGGCAACCCATCAGAACATAACTGGTATTTTCCAACGGATGGTAATGATAATGATCAATGGATAGTGAGAGACAATATAAAAAAGCAAGAGTGGATTAAATATATTAATGACGAGCGTCCGATAAACCAGATTTATTTGCCGGGTACTCATGACTCAGCAACTTACACAATAGGTAGTGCAGCTATCATTAGCGGCTATGCAAAGACTCAGGATGATTCAATATTTGAACAACTTGAGTCAGGTGTAAGATTTATAGATGCTCGCTGCCGTCATATTTCTGATATTTTTTCTATGCATCATGGTAATATATACCTTAACATTAACTTCGGAACTGTTTTAAATGATTGTTATAAATTTCTGGTACAACATCCAGATGAATTTATATTAATTTCAGTAAAGAAAGAACACACAGAAGAAAATAACATTCGTTCTTTTGATAAAACTTTCGAAATAAAATATTATGATTCTTCGAGATGGTTCGTGGAAGATCGCATACCAAAACTCAAAGAAGTAAGAAGTAAGAAGTAAGAAGTAAGAAGTAAGAAGTAAGAAGTAAGAAGTAAGAAGTAAGAAGTAAGAAGTAAGAAGTAAGAAGTAAGAAGTAAGAAGTAAGAAGTAAGAAGTAAGAAGTAAGAAGTAAGAAGTAAGAAGTAAGATAGTATTGTTACGCAGATTTTCTGGTGGCTCACTAGGAGTAAATGCAGCAAGTTGGCCGGATAATCAGACCTTTAATACCGGAAATAAAATACATGTACAAGACGAGTACAACCAACATAATGAGGCAAAAAAATGGCATGCAATTAGAAACGCCTGAAACTTTGGTGTTGCCAGCTCCAAAAAAGGTTGGTTGATTCTTAATTTCACGAGCATTGCTGCCGATACTTTTACCTCGATTAGGTCTTATGCTCTGGATAAAAATCCGGAGATGGCAAAATATATAAGTGGAACCAAAGTTAATGGTGGGGTTGTAATTTCTGACTTTCCTAAAATAGGTAAGATAACAGAACGTGTTATAATAACTAATTTTGGGGAGGTGGAAAAAATCTAAATTTTTGCTAAAAGGAGTCTAAGCTAAATGATATTGCCAGAGGACAGTCAGATCCCCGAAAAATAGCCCTTCAGTGGGACGAAATGATCCGGGCCGCAGGCTCCCTGAAGCTGGGCAAGGTACAGGCTTCGGTGCTGGTCCGTTCATTACTGAAAAGTGAACGCCCCTCCGGACTGACTCAGGCAATCATTGAAGTGGGACGCATTAACAAAACGCTGTATCTGCTTAATTATATTGATGATGAAGATTACCGCAGACGCATCCTGACCCAACTTAACCGGGGAGAAAGCCGCCATGCTGTTGCCAGAGCTATTTGTCACGGTCAGAAAGG from Erwinia tracheiphila harbors:
- a CDS encoding phosphatidylinositol-specific phospholipase C domain-containing protein; this encodes MNNIGSFTQPKNWVDSGEKGDIYYSKKDLSFFILKKDGNPSKHNWYFPADGTSNNRWDFIQWRVGIFTDPKQWGDSGAKGDIYYSKKYLSFFILKKDGNPSEHNWYFPTDGNDNDQWIVRDNIKKQEWIKYINDERPINQIYLPGTHDSATYTIGSAAIISGYAKTQDDSIFEQLESGVRFIDARCRHISDIFSMHHGNIYLNINFGTVLNDCYKFLVQHPDEFILISVKKEHTEENNIRSFDKTFEIKYYDSSRWFVEDRIPKLKEVRSKK